One Glaciihabitans arcticus DNA window includes the following coding sequences:
- a CDS encoding amino acid ABC transporter permease, with product MTSVLFDVPGPKARLRSRIISIVGTIAIAVGLVVLVMVLAAPRTTAAGAVIPGMFDPIRWDIILDGRMWNAIIFRGLAATLRMAAAAAVLAILIGILFSFGRTARSRWIRVPVAVLLEFFRGMPVLLLMFFTLLVFGTGQYWAGVAGLAVYNGAIIGEALRSGIQSLPRGQRESGLAIGLTPVQTRMMIEFPQAFRQMLPIIIAQLVVLLKDTSLAFIIGYQELINIGVRQLQNTYGNRYFFTLFFVVLVVYLTVNLLLSWLARIIARRTSGGYVSRWRRKETDPGLAVVRAPDAGMGGGMSGTGGGGPA from the coding sequence ATGACGAGTGTTCTCTTCGACGTACCCGGGCCCAAAGCCCGCCTGCGTTCGCGCATCATCTCCATCGTCGGCACGATCGCGATCGCGGTTGGCCTCGTCGTCCTCGTGATGGTACTTGCGGCTCCCCGCACAACGGCCGCTGGAGCCGTCATCCCGGGCATGTTCGATCCGATCCGCTGGGACATCATTCTTGACGGGCGCATGTGGAACGCGATCATCTTCCGCGGTCTGGCCGCGACCCTGCGCATGGCTGCGGCCGCTGCGGTGCTCGCGATTCTCATCGGCATCCTGTTTTCCTTCGGCCGCACGGCGCGCTCACGCTGGATCCGTGTTCCCGTCGCCGTACTGCTCGAGTTCTTCCGCGGCATGCCCGTGCTGCTCCTCATGTTCTTCACGCTGCTGGTCTTCGGCACCGGCCAGTACTGGGCGGGAGTCGCCGGCCTCGCTGTCTACAACGGCGCGATCATCGGCGAAGCCCTGCGCTCCGGAATCCAGTCGCTGCCCCGCGGCCAGCGCGAATCGGGTCTGGCCATCGGCCTGACCCCCGTGCAGACCCGCATGATGATCGAGTTCCCGCAGGCCTTCCGCCAGATGCTGCCGATCATCATCGCCCAGCTGGTCGTGCTTCTCAAGGACACCTCGCTCGCGTTCATCATCGGCTACCAGGAGCTCATCAATATCGGTGTGCGCCAGCTGCAGAACACCTATGGCAACCGCTACTTCTTCACGCTCTTCTTCGTGGTGCTCGTCGTCTACCTGACGGTGAACCTGCTGCTGTCGTGGCTCGCGCGCATCATCGCGCGTCGCACCTCCGGTGGATACGTCTCACGCTGGCGTCGCAAGGAAACGGACCCAGGCCTCGCCGTCGTTCGCGCGCCGGATGCCGGGATGGGCGGCGGCATGAGCGGAACCGGCGGCGGAGGGCCCGCCTAA
- a CDS encoding amino acid ABC transporter ATP-binding protein, translating to MEPLVVVDHVNKHFGELHVLKDITTTVHKGEVVVVIGPSGSGKSTLCRAINRLETIDNGTITIDGKKLPEEGKELAKLRADVGMVFQSFNLFAHKTVLENVTLGQINVRKRSKADATKRAMELLERVGVANQASKMPSQLSGGQQQRVAIARALAMDPKVMLFDEPTSALDPEMINEVLDVMVGLAEEGMTMVVVTHEMGFARKAGQRILFMAEGEIVEEATPEEFFTNPKSPRAQDFLSKILTH from the coding sequence ATGGAACCCCTCGTAGTCGTCGACCATGTCAACAAACATTTCGGCGAATTACACGTTCTGAAGGACATCACGACCACCGTTCACAAGGGTGAGGTGGTTGTGGTCATCGGCCCGAGCGGTTCCGGCAAATCGACTCTCTGTCGTGCCATCAACCGCCTCGAGACCATTGACAACGGCACGATCACCATCGACGGCAAGAAGCTCCCCGAAGAGGGCAAGGAACTCGCGAAGCTGCGGGCCGACGTAGGAATGGTCTTCCAGTCCTTCAACCTCTTCGCCCACAAGACCGTGCTCGAGAATGTGACCCTCGGACAGATCAACGTGCGCAAGCGCTCCAAGGCTGACGCGACGAAGCGTGCCATGGAACTTCTCGAGCGCGTCGGGGTGGCCAACCAGGCCAGCAAGATGCCATCTCAGCTCTCCGGCGGCCAGCAGCAGCGTGTCGCCATCGCCCGCGCCCTCGCCATGGACCCCAAGGTCATGCTCTTTGATGAGCCCACCAGCGCGCTCGACCCCGAAATGATCAACGAGGTGCTCGACGTGATGGTCGGCCTCGCCGAGGAGGGCATGACCATGGTCGTGGTCACCCACGAGATGGGCTTCGCCCGCAAGGCGGGGCAGCGCATCCTGTTCATGGCGGAGGGCGAGATCGTGGAAGAGGCAACTCCCGAGGAGTTCTTCACCAACCCGAAGTCCCCGAGAGCGCAGGACTTCCTCTCGAAAATCCTTACCCACTAA
- a CDS encoding amino acid ABC transporter permease: MDAVIENFPVFLGGFWATIRLLVLSGAGAIVLGVIIAAMRISPVGAFRAFATVYTEILRNIPLTLVLFFCAFLLPYLEIKLDYFVLAVIGLTAYTSPFIAEAIRSGINGVSIGQAEAARAIGLDFAQTLRLVVMPQGIRMVIPPLLNVIIALTKNTSVAGGFFVVELIASSRQVINLRGDAVIAILLAVAVFYLVITVPLGQVAARLERKVAVFR; this comes from the coding sequence GTGGACGCTGTAATCGAGAACTTCCCGGTTTTTCTGGGCGGTTTCTGGGCAACCATTCGCCTGCTCGTACTCTCGGGCGCCGGTGCCATTGTGCTCGGAGTCATCATTGCTGCCATGCGCATCTCACCCGTCGGGGCGTTCCGTGCGTTCGCGACCGTCTACACCGAGATCCTGCGCAACATCCCGCTCACCCTCGTGCTGTTCTTCTGCGCATTCCTGCTGCCGTATCTCGAGATCAAACTCGACTATTTCGTGCTCGCCGTCATCGGCCTCACCGCCTACACCTCGCCCTTCATCGCCGAAGCGATCCGCTCAGGAATCAACGGCGTGTCCATCGGACAGGCCGAGGCCGCTCGGGCCATCGGCCTCGACTTCGCTCAGACCCTGCGCCTCGTGGTGATGCCTCAGGGCATCCGCATGGTCATCCCGCCGCTGCTCAACGTCATCATCGCGCTCACCAAGAACACGTCGGTCGCCGGCGGCTTCTTCGTCGTCGAGCTCATCGCCTCCTCCCGGCAGGTCATCAACCTCCGCGGAGACGCCGTGATCGCCATTCTTCTCGCCGTTGCCGTCTTCTATCTCGTGATCACCGTGCCGCTCGGCCAGGTCGCGGCCCGACTCGAGCGCAAGGTGGCGGTCTTCCGATGA
- a CDS encoding glutamate ABC transporter substrate-binding protein, which yields MAAALTLGACAGTPEETAPPVEDVSFDAGTTMAKLNEAGKITIGTKFTQPLFGQVDADGNPQGFDVEIGKLIAAKLGIPADGITWTETVSANREPFIEAGEVDLVIATYTINDERKEKIAFAGPYYSAGQDILVLAGNPKGIEGPEDLEGLAVCTVTGSTSEANIKEYTDNIIAATDYADCLEPLRSGTVDAVTTDNVILAGLADQNAPEFEVVNAPFTEEPYGIGLAKDDTDFRDFINDVLEESYEDGSWAAAWEATAGKVLDTPTPPAVDRY from the coding sequence ATGGCCGCAGCACTCACGCTCGGCGCATGTGCAGGTACCCCCGAAGAGACGGCACCTCCCGTTGAAGACGTGAGCTTCGATGCCGGTACCACCATGGCCAAGCTCAACGAAGCCGGCAAGATCACCATCGGAACGAAGTTCACCCAGCCGCTCTTCGGCCAGGTCGACGCCGACGGAAACCCGCAGGGCTTCGACGTCGAGATCGGCAAGCTCATCGCTGCCAAGCTCGGTATTCCTGCTGACGGCATCACGTGGACCGAGACTGTCTCGGCCAATCGCGAGCCGTTCATCGAGGCGGGCGAGGTCGACCTCGTCATCGCCACCTACACGATCAACGACGAGCGCAAGGAAAAGATCGCTTTCGCTGGACCGTACTACTCGGCAGGCCAGGACATCCTGGTTCTCGCGGGCAACCCGAAGGGCATCGAAGGCCCCGAGGACCTCGAGGGACTCGCCGTCTGCACCGTCACCGGTTCGACCTCCGAGGCGAACATCAAGGAGTACACGGACAACATCATCGCCGCGACCGACTACGCCGACTGCCTGGAGCCGCTGCGCTCGGGAACCGTTGACGCCGTCACGACCGACAACGTGATCCTCGCGGGTCTCGCTGACCAGAACGCTCCGGAGTTCGAGGTCGTCAACGCCCCGTTCACCGAGGAGCCCTACGGCATCGGTCTCGCCAAGGATGACACCGATTTCCGCGACTTCATCAACGATGTGCTCGAGGAGTCCTACGAGGACGGCTCATGGGCAGCAGCCTGGGAGGCGACGGCGGGCAAGGTGCTCGACACCCCGACGCCGCCGGCCGTCGACCGCTACTAA